A stretch of Kaistella flava (ex Peng et al. 2021) DNA encodes these proteins:
- the bshC gene encoding bacillithiol biosynthesis cysteine-adding enzyme BshC: MKKLTNIPFLEIESIPLLIKDFLTQKITGFESQFFNLENIEKQFLQKEKSFSSDKRKVLCEVLQNQYSDFPQSENQQSNLKNLALENTFTVTTGHQLNLFTGPVFFIYKILQTIKLAEFLNGKFPAKNFVPLFWLASEDHDFEEINHFKTENNYYETKAKSGGAVGRIKVEDDFFISQFEEEFKDSVFGTELILLLKRAYKNGNTLSQATRIIVHELFADYGLIVLDGDEAKLKSEMKSVFKDELLNQDLFETTQETVHFLTEKYGKVQVNPREINLFYLSETRDRIAFEDNQYIIVDQEKSFSQEEILAELENHPERFSPNALMRPVYQETILPNITYIGGNAEIMYWLELKNYFEKLNLPFPILIPRNSMLMISEKTVTKTKDLGLEINDFFKNFAVVTNDLLLNNNEILPLLNQQETQLKEQFINLKAKAELTEKTFGNLVEGEQTRQLKSFDRMRKRLLRAEKIKQSEKLERLENLFQKIHPGNTWQERNYNFSVFYSDFGQEWLHTCYEELEVENSELIIFTI; the protein is encoded by the coding sequence TTGAAAAAACTAACCAACATCCCTTTTTTAGAAATTGAAAGCATTCCTTTGCTCATCAAAGATTTTCTGACTCAAAAAATTACGGGTTTCGAATCCCAGTTTTTTAACTTAGAAAATATTGAAAAGCAGTTTCTACAAAAAGAAAAATCTTTTTCTTCAGACAAAAGGAAAGTGCTTTGTGAAGTTTTACAAAATCAATATTCAGATTTTCCACAGTCAGAAAATCAACAATCTAATCTTAAAAATTTAGCATTAGAAAACACTTTCACCGTAACGACTGGACATCAATTAAACCTTTTTACCGGACCTGTTTTCTTTATTTATAAAATTTTGCAAACCATTAAATTGGCGGAATTTTTAAACGGAAAATTTCCAGCAAAGAATTTTGTTCCTTTATTTTGGTTGGCTTCTGAAGATCATGATTTTGAGGAAATCAATCATTTTAAAACGGAAAATAATTATTACGAAACCAAAGCCAAATCTGGTGGCGCAGTTGGCAGAATAAAAGTGGAAGACGATTTCTTCATTTCTCAGTTTGAAGAAGAATTTAAAGATTCTGTTTTCGGAACTGAATTAATCTTATTATTAAAACGTGCTTACAAAAATGGAAATACGCTTTCGCAAGCAACCAGAATTATCGTTCATGAACTTTTTGCTGATTACGGTTTAATCGTCCTCGACGGTGATGAAGCAAAATTGAAATCAGAAATGAAATCAGTTTTCAAAGACGAATTACTGAATCAGGATTTATTTGAAACCACTCAGGAAACCGTTCATTTTTTAACTGAGAAATACGGAAAGGTTCAGGTTAATCCTCGTGAGATAAATTTGTTTTACCTTTCAGAAACACGTGATAGAATTGCCTTTGAAGATAATCAATACATTATCGTTGATCAAGAGAAATCTTTTAGCCAGGAAGAAATTTTAGCCGAATTAGAAAATCATCCCGAAAGATTTAGTCCGAATGCGTTAATGCGTCCGGTTTATCAGGAAACGATTTTGCCGAATATCACTTACATTGGCGGCAATGCCGAAATCATGTATTGGTTGGAACTGAAAAATTATTTTGAAAAACTCAATCTTCCTTTTCCTATTTTGATTCCAAGAAATTCGATGTTAATGATTTCTGAAAAAACGGTTACTAAAACGAAGGACTTAGGTTTAGAAATTAATGATTTTTTCAAAAATTTCGCCGTAGTTACGAATGATCTTTTACTGAATAATAATGAAATTCTTCCTTTATTAAATCAACAGGAAACTCAATTAAAAGAACAATTCATCAATTTAAAAGCAAAAGCAGAATTGACGGAAAAAACCTTTGGCAATTTAGTGGAAGGAGAACAAACCCGACAGTTGAAATCTTTTGACCGCATGAGAAAAAGATTACTTCGCGCCGAGAAAATCAAACAAAGTGAAAAACTGGAACGTTTGGAAAACTTATTTCAAAAGATTCATCCGGGAAATACCTGGCAAGAAAGAAATTATAACTTCTCCGTGTTTTACTCGGACTTCGGCCAGGAGTGGCTTCATACTTGTTACGAGGAATTGGAGGTTGAAAACTCCGAATTAATAATTTTTACTATTTAA
- the fabD gene encoding ACP S-malonyltransferase yields the protein MKALVFPGQGSQYVGMGKELYESRKDIKDLMDSANQILGFDILSIMFNGSEEDLKKTEVTQPAIFIYSVAALKAALNGVAPEMVAGHSLGEFSALVANGVLTFEDGLKLVSTRAKAMQEACDANPSSMAAILGLADDVVERICEETPGIVVPANYNCPGQLVISGETAAVELACQNMKDAGAKRALMLPVNGAFHSPLMQPAQEKLAAAIHNTKFYKPTMPVYQNITTTAVTDPEEIKLNLIAQLTGPVKWTQSVQNMIQKGATSFVEVGPGKTLQGLIKKINNTVEVSSAI from the coding sequence ATGAAAGCACTTGTATTTCCTGGACAAGGTTCACAATATGTCGGGATGGGGAAAGAATTGTACGAATCCCGTAAAGACATTAAAGACTTAATGGATTCAGCTAATCAAATTTTAGGTTTCGATATTCTTTCGATCATGTTTAATGGCTCAGAAGAAGATTTGAAAAAAACAGAAGTTACACAACCCGCGATTTTTATCTACTCAGTAGCGGCATTAAAAGCAGCATTGAATGGAGTTGCGCCAGAAATGGTTGCAGGACATTCTTTAGGTGAGTTTTCAGCTTTGGTTGCAAACGGAGTTTTAACTTTTGAAGATGGTTTGAAATTGGTTTCTACGCGTGCAAAAGCAATGCAAGAAGCATGTGATGCTAATCCAAGTTCGATGGCGGCAATCCTTGGACTTGCTGATGATGTAGTAGAAAGAATCTGTGAAGAAACTCCCGGAATCGTAGTTCCTGCCAATTACAACTGTCCTGGACAATTGGTAATTTCTGGTGAAACTGCAGCGGTAGAATTGGCTTGCCAAAACATGAAAGATGCTGGTGCAAAACGTGCTTTAATGCTTCCTGTAAATGGTGCATTTCACTCACCTTTGATGCAACCTGCTCAAGAGAAGTTAGCAGCAGCAATTCACAATACCAAGTTTTATAAACCTACAATGCCGGTTTACCAAAACATTACGACTACAGCAGTTACCGATCCTGAAGAGATTAAATTGAATTTGATTGCACAATTAACTGGTCCTGTAAAATGGACGCAATCTGTGCAAAATATGATTCAGAAAGGAGCGACTTCTTTTGTAGAAGTAGGTCCTGGAAAAACTTTACAAGGTTTGATCAAAAAAATTAATAATACCGTAGAAGTTTCTTCTGCAATTTAA
- a CDS encoding SusC/RagA family TonB-linked outer membrane protein gives MNVKLRVLTIGVLFFAGHTVMAQKAKRDTTTKVKDIDEVILVGGIKLDPAQKVGAYNVVSKAAFESTPFSSVDDVLNGRVAGLNFSSASGDPGSSNMVTIRGVSSLIGTPNPLYVIDGVVVGKGSDNASYMESWNPLSAIDPNAIESVSVLKDASATALYGSRGANGVILITTKKGKYNQKTRFEFSSETGVQDRAFDKLKLMNADEYIKYGGILMWNSQTQLGTTFTDLKGATDFFLENYEPQYDGTQNTDWIKAVTRTSSVVETYNFGVSGGASNTSYRIGGSYYKNSPLVKTSGFDRLSINTALDHKASDKIKFGLNLNYSNIKRQTYFGGRASANPVTSSIMISPLRTVYNADGSYNQDLGEGSPTPGFNPVSILEETSQNSTINTFIGSVNMDYQFAKNFYFNSLYGMQAQFIKEIQSVLAGHPVYTIMSAEQGFLGDARSTIFDWNWSNTVSYRNVFGGRHNVQAYAGMEYQDHTYNNLNVLTFSMNDPRPYFGFSDTQIAGNTDLQWRQISYFGRLNYTLDSKYTLSGQLRRDGNSTLGDKKWGNFWSVGGSWNVMNESFIPDAFSSLTLRASYGVLGNIPYADQWGPQYSKFATLGYNSQIGWGDNGGYGGITSPGNTALEWEQSSHLDVGTDFGFFNDRLKFTLDYYDKLTEKAIFKEFPAKEAGGPSEYYANVGNIRNRGFEVVIDAVPVRTDSFSWNINANGAYGKSMVEKLNVPLVQFKGETSDGSNELVALAPGHLLGEYYTYLWAGVAKVDDAANGIKAGDGLWFTDGTKSAVTNDKLKATEAWIGKNAFPTYNVGLTNEFKYKNLSLSFLITGQFDFMVQNGVRSYTQHDGRFITRNQITDALYNSWTDAPGAENYNADGPKAVIGNPSSSRLESSRFLSKGDHIRLKEMKIAYSFGELFKNSTGINNLTIYARGTNLFTHVFDKNLNYDPESTSNSWSWIGKGRYWYASPVLRTVSMGVQIGF, from the coding sequence ATGAATGTAAAATTACGAGTTTTAACTATTGGCGTATTGTTCTTTGCAGGACATACGGTAATGGCTCAAAAAGCAAAGCGCGACACCACTACTAAAGTCAAAGATATTGATGAAGTAATTCTTGTCGGCGGAATTAAATTAGATCCTGCTCAAAAAGTAGGTGCTTATAATGTTGTATCCAAGGCGGCTTTCGAATCAACACCGTTTTCATCAGTTGATGATGTACTGAACGGTAGAGTTGCGGGGCTTAACTTTTCATCTGCGAGTGGAGATCCGGGATCATCAAATATGGTGACCATTAGAGGGGTGAGTTCTCTTATTGGTACGCCCAATCCATTGTATGTTATTGATGGAGTAGTTGTAGGAAAAGGTTCAGATAATGCTTCATATATGGAGTCTTGGAATCCTCTTTCTGCAATCGACCCGAATGCTATAGAATCAGTTTCTGTTTTGAAAGACGCTTCTGCAACGGCGCTTTATGGGTCTAGAGGAGCGAATGGGGTAATCTTAATTACAACTAAAAAAGGAAAATACAACCAAAAAACAAGATTCGAGTTTTCTAGTGAAACTGGTGTTCAGGATCGTGCTTTCGATAAGTTAAAGCTAATGAATGCTGATGAATACATTAAATACGGAGGTATTTTGATGTGGAATAGCCAGACACAATTAGGAACCACTTTTACGGATCTAAAAGGAGCAACTGATTTCTTCCTTGAGAACTACGAGCCACAATATGATGGTACACAAAATACAGATTGGATAAAGGCAGTAACCAGAACTTCTTCTGTGGTAGAAACTTATAATTTTGGTGTTTCCGGTGGTGCAAGCAATACTTCTTATAGAATTGGAGGTTCTTACTACAAGAACAGTCCACTAGTTAAAACTTCAGGTTTTGACCGTTTGAGTATTAATACAGCGCTTGATCATAAAGCATCCGATAAAATTAAGTTTGGTTTAAACTTAAACTATTCGAATATTAAGAGACAAACCTATTTCGGAGGTAGAGCGTCGGCAAACCCGGTGACTTCCTCTATCATGATTTCTCCTTTACGTACCGTTTATAATGCGGACGGTTCTTATAACCAAGACTTGGGAGAAGGTTCACCTACTCCAGGTTTTAACCCGGTGTCAATCTTAGAAGAAACCAGCCAGAACTCAACCATTAATACTTTTATTGGTTCAGTAAATATGGATTATCAGTTTGCTAAAAACTTTTACTTCAATTCATTATATGGGATGCAGGCGCAGTTCATTAAAGAGATACAATCTGTTTTAGCAGGTCACCCTGTTTATACCATTATGTCAGCAGAGCAAGGGTTCTTAGGTGACGCCAGAAGTACAATTTTTGATTGGAACTGGTCGAACACGGTTTCTTACCGTAATGTTTTCGGAGGAAGACACAATGTTCAAGCTTATGCAGGGATGGAATATCAAGACCATACTTACAATAACTTAAATGTGTTGACTTTTTCAATGAATGACCCAAGACCTTACTTCGGTTTTTCTGACACGCAAATTGCAGGAAATACTGATTTGCAATGGCGTCAAATTTCATATTTCGGTAGATTAAATTATACCTTAGATAGTAAATATACTTTGTCTGGTCAGTTAAGACGAGATGGTAACTCAACTTTAGGAGATAAAAAGTGGGGGAATTTCTGGTCTGTAGGTGGCTCTTGGAATGTAATGAATGAAAGCTTTATTCCAGATGCGTTTTCTTCTTTAACGTTGAGAGCGAGTTATGGAGTTTTAGGAAACATTCCTTATGCTGACCAGTGGGGTCCACAATATAGTAAATTCGCAACTTTAGGATATAACTCACAAATCGGTTGGGGTGACAACGGCGGTTATGGAGGGATTACTTCTCCAGGAAATACAGCGTTAGAGTGGGAGCAATCTTCCCATTTAGATGTTGGTACTGATTTCGGCTTTTTCAATGACCGCTTGAAATTTACTTTAGACTATTATGATAAGTTAACTGAGAAAGCGATTTTTAAAGAGTTTCCTGCTAAAGAAGCTGGTGGACCGTCAGAATACTACGCCAATGTAGGAAATATCAGAAACCGTGGATTTGAAGTGGTTATCGATGCGGTACCTGTTAGAACAGATAGTTTTTCTTGGAATATTAATGCCAATGGTGCATACGGAAAATCGATGGTAGAAAAATTAAATGTGCCACTTGTGCAATTTAAAGGAGAAACTTCTGATGGAAGCAATGAATTAGTCGCCTTAGCACCAGGACATTTATTAGGAGAGTACTATACCTATCTTTGGGCAGGTGTCGCAAAAGTAGATGATGCCGCAAATGGTATTAAAGCAGGTGATGGATTGTGGTTTACAGATGGTACAAAAAGCGCTGTAACAAATGATAAACTAAAAGCTACCGAAGCTTGGATAGGTAAAAATGCCTTTCCTACTTACAATGTGGGATTAACCAATGAGTTCAAGTATAAAAACCTTTCATTAAGTTTTTTAATCACGGGTCAGTTTGACTTTATGGTGCAGAATGGAGTCCGTTCTTATACCCAACATGATGGTCGGTTCATAACTCGGAACCAAATTACGGATGCACTTTATAACAGCTGGACGGATGCACCTGGTGCCGAGAATTACAATGCAGATGGTCCAAAAGCAGTTATTGGTAACCCAAGTAGTTCACGTTTAGAATCTTCCCGTTTCTTAAGCAAAGGAGATCACATCAGATTGAAAGAAATGAAAATCGCCTATTCTTTCGGAGAATTATTTAAAAACTCAACAGGAATTAACAATTTGACTATTTACGCAAGAGGAACAAACTTATTCACCCATGTATTTGATAAGAATTTGAACTACGATCCTGAATCGACTTCAAATTCATGGTCTTGGATTGGTAAAGGAAGATATTGGTATGCTTCTCCAGTGTTGAGAACAGTATCAATGGGTGTTCAAATTGGTTTCTAA
- a CDS encoding RagB/SusD family nutrient uptake outer membrane protein — translation MKKYFLIISSFLLFFAHNSCSERDLDLFPPDQDEITDINSEAKMQMLLNGAYLSVSASNVYGTDVMLFGDLMGDKLFVSNTNPSYLNTFNYNYNSSQSDFGFYGTLYNVIMNCNLVINNTAVASNANVNRIKGEAKIIRGLAYFTLVNYYSPTPTSGVNQDYGVPLVLSDYDVKVKPARATVPQVYDQIIADLKAGVNSASDSPSKKVILSKTAAKLLLSRVYLTRRAAGDSQLALDYATDIVFNSPSTFAKINATALTKPYNSTSASMYEQYFSGSNEDELTGSETYKDTLRAYTLPGAENHPETIWELDLNINSNRETGIGSNISLPGYYHRTDSRKCMLFNQTFYNSFPATDVRRGTNATGLLTNTSAPKTDTPGGYWTNKYPRFTKEGNYFRNIKVLRFAEAQLNRIEALFLTGQNAQALTELNAFAASRKGSLYTGTDLLKDILTEKGKEFYGEGQRFLDLKRNNLSMVRPSNCSVNCTVTPDNKLFVLPMSQGALNSNKNLKQYPGYN, via the coding sequence ATGAAAAAGTATTTTTTAATTATATCAAGCTTTTTACTCTTCTTTGCTCACAATTCATGCAGCGAAAGAGACTTGGATTTATTTCCACCCGATCAGGATGAAATTACTGATATTAATTCAGAAGCTAAAATGCAAATGCTGCTCAATGGTGCTTATTTGTCTGTTAGTGCTTCTAACGTTTATGGTACCGACGTAATGTTGTTTGGTGATCTTATGGGAGACAAATTATTTGTGTCCAATACTAATCCTTCTTATCTTAATACCTTTAATTACAATTATAATTCGTCTCAAAGCGATTTCGGATTTTATGGTACATTGTATAATGTTATTATGAACTGTAATTTGGTCATCAATAATACAGCGGTAGCTAGTAATGCTAACGTAAATAGAATTAAAGGAGAGGCCAAGATTATCAGAGGATTAGCCTATTTTACTTTAGTTAATTATTATTCACCAACCCCAACATCAGGAGTGAATCAAGACTATGGAGTACCATTGGTGCTTTCTGATTATGATGTGAAAGTTAAACCTGCCAGAGCAACGGTTCCTCAGGTTTATGACCAGATTATTGCCGATTTGAAAGCTGGGGTGAATTCAGCTAGTGACAGCCCTTCGAAAAAAGTAATCCTAAGTAAGACCGCAGCAAAATTACTGTTGTCAAGAGTTTATTTAACAAGAAGAGCAGCAGGTGATTCACAACTGGCATTAGACTATGCTACTGATATTGTATTTAATTCGCCATCGACTTTTGCGAAAATTAATGCTACAGCTTTAACTAAACCGTATAATTCAACCAGTGCTTCTATGTATGAACAGTATTTTTCGGGAAGTAATGAAGATGAATTAACTGGTAGTGAGACCTATAAAGATACTCTTCGTGCTTATACGCTTCCAGGTGCTGAAAATCATCCTGAAACTATTTGGGAATTAGATTTAAACATTAATTCCAATAGGGAGACAGGAATTGGTTCTAACATTTCTTTACCAGGTTACTATCATAGAACTGATTCTAGAAAATGCATGTTGTTTAATCAAACTTTTTATAACAGTTTCCCTGCAACAGATGTAAGAAGAGGTACTAATGCTACAGGATTATTAACGAATACTTCTGCTCCAAAAACGGATACGCCAGGAGGATACTGGACTAATAAATATCCGAGATTTACAAAAGAGGGTAATTATTTTAGAAATATTAAAGTACTTCGATTTGCAGAAGCACAATTGAACAGAATTGAAGCATTGTTCTTAACTGGTCAAAATGCTCAGGCACTTACAGAATTGAATGCATTTGCAGCTTCAAGAAAAGGATCTCTTTATACAGGAACCGATTTATTAAAGGATATCTTAACTGAAAAAGGGAAAGAATTCTATGGCGAAGGTCAGAGGTTTTTGGACTTGAAAAGAAACAATTTATCGATGGTTAGACCATCTAACTGTTCTGTAAATTGTACGGTAACTCCAGATAATAAGTTATTTGTTTTACCAATGTCTCAAGGAGCGTTGAATTCAAATAAAAACTTAAAACAATATCCAGGATATAACTAA
- a CDS encoding LysM peptidoglycan-binding domain-containing protein, with protein sequence MIKKFLITAGITAIAGLSAQKTHTVEKGDNPYNIAKRYGMTVDDLVKLNPNSKDGKVSIGEVLLVNKLASNTGSAQPKANSSSAKVGKIILKPKQTIYGITKQYQISETELRALNPELDSHMKIGDEVTLPLASIQKFGGDQQVVAANKPVETFTPTETVKTVSQPEPTKTVTAVADENSYTVQAKDNYYKLSRKFNLNQKELFALNPGLEEKGLQVGDIIQVKGKGSVEETKADPIATTVSQTTSTPTYSTTSVADDYVTYTVQDGDTVFGILNKFGITLDDLLSLNPNLSQGLKSGMVLKIKKLDSAYVKKSGDALNVVIMLPFGFDSNDSKYRTLSLDFLAGAKLAIERNTKSGKNLDIKVIDAGNEKSFKNSLTQINKDNTDLIIGPFFKSSVLEVLDYVKTSKIPVVAPFANSDDLLGYQNLIIIETNDFIYADRIVKEVKDAFSDQKIYIVADADQTYAKYLETNLKKNLKNANVILVKSASDIQPDQNMMTGKPAPVIAILANKSDDAGDAFANRMIALSKEVDGLKAFSMYYSPIFEKKVDELSQSNLVYLMDRKIDTEGSFEKEILEAYKKKYCKAPSKYAVIGFDVVNDMLSRENKKGEIFKQMNKVQTQLATKFEFEKTKSGAYVNKGYRVVRLIPN encoded by the coding sequence ATGATCAAAAAGTTTCTTATTACAGCTGGTATAACAGCAATTGCAGGTTTGTCTGCCCAAAAAACCCATACGGTGGAAAAGGGCGATAATCCCTATAATATCGCAAAAAGATACGGAATGACCGTTGATGATTTGGTGAAATTAAATCCAAATTCTAAAGACGGAAAAGTATCAATCGGCGAGGTTTTGCTGGTTAATAAATTGGCTTCTAATACGGGTTCAGCACAGCCAAAAGCTAATTCATCTTCTGCTAAAGTGGGGAAGATTATTCTAAAACCAAAGCAAACGATTTACGGAATTACCAAGCAATATCAGATTTCAGAAACTGAACTTAGAGCGTTAAATCCTGAATTGGATTCGCACATGAAGATTGGTGATGAAGTAACTTTGCCATTAGCAAGTATTCAAAAATTTGGTGGTGATCAGCAAGTTGTCGCGGCCAATAAACCGGTTGAGACTTTTACGCCGACCGAGACTGTTAAAACAGTTTCGCAACCAGAACCTACTAAGACTGTAACAGCTGTTGCTGATGAAAATTCATACACCGTTCAGGCAAAAGACAATTACTATAAACTGTCTCGTAAATTTAATTTAAATCAAAAGGAACTTTTTGCTCTGAACCCAGGTTTAGAAGAGAAAGGTTTGCAAGTCGGTGATATCATTCAGGTAAAAGGAAAAGGTTCCGTAGAAGAAACGAAAGCTGATCCAATTGCGACGACTGTTTCTCAAACCACTTCTACGCCAACTTATTCTACAACTTCGGTTGCTGATGATTATGTGACTTATACGGTTCAGGATGGCGACACGGTTTTCGGAATTTTAAATAAATTCGGAATTACTTTAGACGATTTACTTTCTTTAAATCCGAATCTTTCGCAAGGTTTAAAATCCGGAATGGTTTTGAAAATTAAAAAATTAGATTCGGCTTATGTTAAAAAATCTGGCGATGCGCTGAACGTCGTAATCATGCTTCCGTTTGGTTTTGACAGCAACGATTCTAAATACAGAACATTGTCTCTTGATTTCCTTGCTGGTGCAAAATTAGCAATTGAACGAAATACAAAAAGTGGTAAAAATCTTGACATTAAAGTAATTGATGCCGGGAATGAAAAAAGTTTTAAAAACTCTTTAACTCAAATTAATAAGGACAACACGGATTTAATTATTGGTCCATTTTTTAAATCAAGTGTTTTAGAAGTTCTGGATTATGTGAAAACAAGCAAAATCCCAGTAGTAGCACCTTTTGCTAATTCCGATGATTTGTTAGGTTACCAAAATTTAATCATTATTGAAACCAATGATTTTATTTACGCAGACCGTATTGTGAAAGAAGTAAAAGATGCGTTCTCTGATCAAAAGATTTATATTGTTGCTGATGCAGATCAAACCTATGCGAAATATTTAGAAACCAATCTTAAAAAGAATTTAAAAAACGCAAATGTTATTCTGGTAAAATCAGCTTCAGATATTCAGCCTGATCAAAATATGATGACTGGTAAACCTGCTCCAGTTATTGCAATTTTAGCAAATAAAAGTGATGATGCTGGCGATGCGTTTGCCAACAGAATGATTGCGCTTTCTAAAGAAGTGGACGGATTAAAAGCATTCAGCATGTACTATTCTCCAATTTTCGAGAAAAAAGTAGATGAATTAAGCCAGAGTAATTTGGTTTATTTAATGGATAGAAAAATTGATACGGAAGGAAGTTTCGAAAAAGAAATTCTGGAAGCATACAAAAAGAAATATTGTAAAGCACCTTCAAAATATGCGGTTATCGGTTTCGATGTAGTCAATGATATGTTGAGTCGTGAGAATAAGAAAGGAGAGATTTTCAAACAAATGAATAAAGTGCAAACACAGTTGGCAACCAAGTTCGAATTTGAAAAAACAAAATCCGGAGCTTACGTCAACAAAGGATACAGAGTGGTTCGTTTGATTCCTAATTAA
- a CDS encoding putative porin, which yields MRFILFCIFLFSYNLNAQIVNKTDSNRVKPGDTLVVDSGFKDSLKIFKPTIYDYTYRTQFSEKKIFDTAFTHDKTFIFSQYNNRDNFGKIQFANVGSGFNPLVFEVDTEQNLSLLPTNKSYFIRGIKDVNYYDVKTPTTAFIYHNSARNGAVLQSTYTQNIGKEFNFAVEYTGLRSQGHYLNSLASNNEVLFSGHYLSKNGKYEAFAHFVHDNVNNQENGGIADVNLFLNGNSDFNNRENLQVNLNNSNSQFAYRRYYFSQEFKPFASEKFPFKIRHTIFNQTNKYYYNQGSPERYYFTDASELYDYPASSKKYSKNLSNTVSILFDKKNFKLDAGVRHQLIKLGVGTPFPTALNFPQELSENRIGAVGNLLIKLWDKVELNSNLEFSSGKQFGSFVRSQNLLRFEPIPDYFVNAKVNFQSASPSFNLLLNPSVYKNFNYYFADPKNQSITEIGGDVNLKWFKSSVFANYFRIDNYTYLDFKALPQQSSSSVNISQIGGEATFSYGNFHLNPKVLFQSAIGNKDLLPMPNFVGRANLFYQTKAFKNAAEIQTGIKIYYFSKFASREFSPALNEFILPNANSYSIGGQPIADIYFNMKVKRMFFFVEAQHFNTTLMKNKSFTAPYYPLYDFRLNLGIVWYLFS from the coding sequence ATGAGATTCATCCTTTTCTGCATATTTCTTTTTAGTTATAACCTTAATGCACAGATTGTCAACAAAACTGACTCTAACCGTGTAAAACCTGGCGATACTTTAGTCGTTGATTCCGGTTTCAAAGATTCACTGAAAATTTTTAAACCTACCATTTACGATTATACCTACAGAACCCAGTTTTCTGAAAAGAAAATCTTTGATACCGCTTTTACCCACGACAAAACTTTTATATTTTCTCAATATAACAACCGTGATAATTTTGGAAAAATTCAGTTTGCCAATGTAGGTTCTGGATTTAATCCCTTAGTATTTGAAGTGGATACCGAACAAAATTTGTCTTTGCTTCCAACCAATAAATCTTATTTTATTAGAGGAATTAAGGATGTCAATTACTACGATGTAAAAACACCAACAACGGCTTTTATTTATCACAATTCAGCACGAAATGGAGCGGTGCTGCAATCGACGTACACGCAGAATATTGGTAAAGAATTCAACTTCGCGGTAGAATATACCGGACTTCGTTCGCAAGGTCATTATCTCAACTCTTTGGCGTCAAATAATGAAGTGCTGTTCTCTGGACATTATCTTTCTAAAAACGGAAAATACGAAGCCTTCGCTCACTTTGTTCATGATAATGTAAACAATCAGGAAAACGGTGGAATCGCCGATGTTAATCTATTTCTGAACGGAAATTCTGATTTTAACAATCGGGAAAATTTACAGGTCAATCTGAATAATTCTAATTCTCAGTTTGCTTACAGACGCTATTATTTCTCACAGGAATTTAAACCTTTTGCCTCCGAAAAGTTTCCGTTTAAAATCCGTCATACTATTTTTAATCAGACCAATAAATATTACTATAATCAAGGTTCGCCAGAGCGGTATTATTTTACCGATGCTTCAGAACTATATGATTATCCGGCCTCTTCAAAAAAATATTCCAAGAATTTAAGCAATACCGTAAGTATCCTTTTTGATAAAAAAAATTTCAAATTAGATGCAGGAGTTCGACACCAATTAATCAAGTTGGGAGTTGGTACGCCTTTTCCAACTGCTTTAAATTTCCCTCAAGAACTTTCTGAAAACAGAATTGGCGCTGTTGGAAATCTCCTTATTAAACTTTGGGATAAAGTAGAATTAAACTCCAACTTAGAATTTTCCAGCGGAAAACAATTTGGCAGTTTTGTCCGTTCTCAAAACTTATTGAGATTCGAACCGATACCGGATTATTTCGTCAATGCAAAAGTGAATTTCCAGTCGGCGTCACCGAGTTTCAATTTGTTGTTAAATCCTTCCGTTTATAAAAACTTTAATTATTATTTCGCAGATCCCAAAAACCAAAGTATTACCGAAATTGGTGGTGACGTAAATTTGAAATGGTTCAAAAGTAGCGTGTTTGCGAATTATTTCAGAATAGATAATTACACTTATTTGGATTTTAAAGCACTTCCACAACAGAGTTCTTCTTCGGTGAATATTTCACAAATCGGTGGCGAAGCAACGTTCTCTTATGGTAATTTTCATCTGAATCCAAAAGTGCTTTTCCAATCTGCTATCGGAAATAAAGATCTTTTGCCAATGCCTAATTTTGTTGGAAGAGCCAATCTTTTTTATCAAACAAAAGCCTTTAAAAACGCAGCCGAAATTCAAACCGGAATTAAAATCTATTACTTTTCAAAGTTCGCTTCTCGTGAATTTTCGCCAGCGTTAAACGAATTTATTCTACCAAACGCAAATTCTTATTCAATTGGTGGACAACCAATTGCTGATATTTATTTTAATATGAAAGTGAAAAGAATGTTTTTCTTCGTTGAAGCACAACATTTTAATACAACCTTGATGAAGAATAAATCCTTCACGGCACCCTATTATCCGCTGTATGATTTCCGTTTGAACTTGGGAATTGTTTGGTATCTTTTTAGTTAA